The following coding sequences lie in one Cucurbita pepo subsp. pepo cultivar mu-cu-16 chromosome LG13, ASM280686v2, whole genome shotgun sequence genomic window:
- the LOC111808036 gene encoding probable glucuronosyltransferase Os04g0398600, protein MGSVNNKGRQFGIHHNPPLCTRSHQIGALLLVCTTFFLTRAVDRLLAPSAVKSSNGFSQSHYAVESNDDGSVSWPDRGYGSHLSLKIYVYDESEIQGLKALMYGRDGKITASACLKGQWGTQVKIHRLLQQSRFRTRKKEEADFFFVPAYVKCVRMLGGLNDKEINEAYIQVISQMPYFRLSGGRDHMFVFPSGAGAHLFKSWATYINRSIILTPEGDRTDKKDTSAFNTWKDIIIPGNVDDGMTSHGAKIVQPLPLSKRKYLANYLGRDQGKVGRLKLIELAKQFADKLESPVLKFSGPDKLGKLEYFEHLRNARFCLAPRGESSWTLRFYESFFVECVPVLLSDQVELPFQNVIDYSQISIKWPSSEIGPQLLEYLESIPDAAIDKMIARGRRVRCLWVYAADSEPCSTMQGILWELQRKVRQFHQSTETFWLHNGSLVNRQLVEFSNWRPPMPLP, encoded by the exons ATGGGAAGCGTGAACAACAAAGGGAGACAATTCGGAATTCACCATAATCCGCCGCTCTGCACTCGGTCGCATCAGATCGGCGCGTTGCTTCTAGTCTGCACCACCTTCTTCCTTACCCGTGCGGTCGATCGATTGCTCGCCCCATCCGCCGTTAAATCGTCCAATGGATTCTCTCAATCACACTACGCCGTTGAATCAAACGACGATGGATCCGTTTCGTGGCCGGACAGAGGGTACGGTTCCCATCTATCTCTCAAGATTTATGTCTACGACGAGAGCGAAATTCAGGGGCTCAAAGCTTTGATGTATGGGAGGGATGGGAAGATCACGGCTTCTGCTTGTTTAAAAGGCCAATGGGGCACTCAG GTGAAAATTCACAGATTGCTTCAACAATCGAGATTtcgaacaagaaagaaagaagaagcagattttttctttgtgcCAGCTTATGTTAAATGTGTTAGGATGCTTGGTGGTCTCAACGACAAGGAGATTAACGAGGCGTATATACAG GTTATAAGTCAAATGCCATATTTCAGGCTCTCAGGGGGTCGTGACCACATGTTTGTTTTCCCAAG TGGTGCAGGAGCTCACTTGTTTAAATCTTGGGCGACTTACATAAATCGTTCCATAATTCTTACTCCGGAG GGGGATCGGACAGATAAAAAAGACACGAGTGCTTTCAATACATGGAAAGATATCATAATTCCTGGCAATGTTGATGATGGGATGACTTCCCATGGAGCTAAAATAGTCCAGCCTTTGCCTTTATCTAAAAGGAAGTACTTGGCAAATTATTTAGGACGCGATCAAGGAAAAGTCGGTCGTCTCAAGTTGATTGAACTTGCAAAACAATTTGCTGATAAG TTGGAATCTCCAGTTTTGAAGTTCAGTGGTCCTGACAAATTGGGAAAGTTGGAGTATTTCGAGCACCTGCGAAACGCTAGGTTCTGTCTTGCTCCTCGTGGAGAGTCATCTTGGACACTTCGTTTTTACGAGTCATTTTTCGTG GAGTGTGTACCAGTTTTACTATCGGATCAGGTTGAATTGCCTTTCCAGAATGTAATTGACTACTCCCAGATCTCAATAAAATGGCCATCAAGCGAAATAGGCCCTCAACTGTTGGAGTACCTGGAGTCAATTCCAG ATGCAGCCATAGACAAGATGATAGCACGAGGCAGACGAGTTCGGTGCCTATGGGTTTACGCCGCAGATTCAGAACCATGCTCTACCATGCAAGGAATTCTATGGGAACTTCAGAGAAAAGTCAGGCAGTTTCACCAGTCAACTGAAACATTTTGGTTGCACAATGGATCTTTGGTAAATAGACAATTGGTTGAATTCTCAAATTGGAGGCCCCCTATGCCCTTGCCTTAA